A genomic segment from Marinobacter subterrani encodes:
- a CDS encoding glutathione S-transferase family protein, translating to MGLLIDGKWHDQWYDTDKTGGKFEREAARFRNWVTADGSPGPDGEGGFKAESGRYHLYVSMACPWAHRTLIFRKLKGLEKHISVSVVHPDMVENGWEFRPDSEQHRDHLHGFRFLHQVYTKAAPEYSGRVTVPTLWDKEKQTIASNESAEIIRMFNSAFDGLEGVRTDLDFYPAALQGEIDEVNARVYDTVNNGVYKAGFATAQDRYEEAYEALFESLDWLEARLAGQRYLVGDQLTEADWRLFTTLIRFDAVYFSHFKCNRQRIGDFPALSAYLRDLYQVPGVAETVDIGQIKRHYYVSQRTINPTQIVPVGPVLDFASPHGREVLG from the coding sequence ATGGGCCTGTTAATTGACGGCAAATGGCATGACCAGTGGTACGACACCGACAAGACCGGTGGCAAGTTTGAACGGGAGGCGGCCCGGTTCCGGAACTGGGTGACCGCCGATGGCTCACCGGGGCCGGATGGTGAAGGTGGTTTCAAGGCTGAGTCCGGGCGTTATCACCTTTATGTGTCCATGGCGTGCCCCTGGGCGCACCGGACGTTGATTTTCCGGAAGTTGAAAGGGCTGGAAAAGCACATTTCGGTGTCGGTGGTGCATCCGGATATGGTGGAAAATGGCTGGGAGTTCCGGCCGGACAGTGAGCAGCATCGGGATCACCTGCATGGGTTCCGGTTTCTGCACCAGGTTTACACCAAGGCTGCGCCCGAGTATTCCGGCCGGGTGACGGTGCCGACCTTGTGGGATAAAGAGAAGCAGACGATTGCGAGCAATGAGTCCGCGGAGATCATCCGGATGTTCAATTCGGCGTTCGACGGGCTTGAGGGCGTCCGGACGGATCTGGATTTCTATCCCGCCGCGTTGCAGGGCGAGATTGATGAGGTGAACGCCCGGGTTTATGACACGGTCAACAACGGTGTCTACAAAGCGGGCTTTGCCACCGCGCAGGACAGGTACGAGGAGGCCTATGAAGCGCTGTTCGAGTCTCTCGACTGGCTTGAGGCCCGACTGGCTGGTCAGCGCTATCTGGTCGGCGACCAGTTAACCGAGGCCGACTGGCGCCTGTTTACCACGCTGATCCGGTTTGATGCGGTGTATTTCAGCCATTTCAAATGCAATCGCCAGCGGATCGGCGATTTCCCGGCGCTTTCTGCCTACCTGCGGGACCTGTACCAGGTGCCGGGTGTTGCGGAGACGGTGGATATCGGGCAGATAAAGCGCCATTACTACGTGAGCCAGCGGACCATCAACCCGACACAGATTGTGCCGGTGGGGCCGGTGTTGGATTTTGCATCGCCTCATGGCAGGGAGGTCTTGGGGTGA